TTTCAATTCTTGTTAAAGCTAAACGGCAACCCCTGTGCCTCTAGCCGTACCGTGTCCCAGGAACTTCGTGGAGTGCCGTAACGAGAGCTTGCGTGCCTGCAAGCGATGCTGCGATGGACTTCCTTCGGTCTTGCGTCGCatcgtcgtctctctcttcttccttgacCAAGaaacttctctctcccgctgtctgTCCTGCGTCAGCCTCGTCTCTATCCgcctttctttgcctctcttcctcgcctgtaTGGCgactctcctcgctctctctcgccgggATACCGCCCAGAAGAGccccagagacagccgcgcccgggcgcgaggagacacctgtctcCCCGCGGCTCGCCCGTTCTGCCTGGGCGGCGTACGCGGTCGCGAGCCTCTCCAcagtcgcgttttccgccgtCAGCTCCATGTAAAACTCCGCGGGGTTTACGTAAGGGGGGAGGGGAAAGCCTGAAAACGGAGAACAAACGCAGGGCGGAGGCTGAGACACGTCGATACCACGGGCAATCGCCAGAGGAAGACCGCGgcgcgaaaggagacgagtCGCGAATGAAAACCCGCGACAAACGGTGGACGTACCCAGAGCTGAGAAATACGCTTCCATCTGCGACCGAGGGCCGTTGTACAGACACCGGCCTTGTGCGAGGAGAAGAATTTCGTCAAAAAGTTCAAACACCTCGACTCGCGGCTGGTGAATGacaacgaggaaggagacgcagcaggtCTTCGCCACTTCGCGGATTCCCAGCATCAGCGCCTCTGCATCTGTCGAACTCAAACCTGAAGACGCAAAAGTGCGTAGACAACACAAAAAACGACCGCTCACGGCAACCCCCGAGAGAATCCGGGGAGCGCGAAATTCGCCTGGCGCGTCGGACTGCGCGTCACAAAACTCAGAACGATCCCAAAGAGGATCTTGCGTGGCTCTCTTTTGTGCGACGCCTTTGCATGTGCGACAGCGTCGCTTGCCTTCCAGCGCGTCTGCATACTTTTTGCGAAGCCCAGAACCTACCGGAAGTCGGCTCgtcgcagaaggcgagactcGCGTTCGTGACCAGGGCCCGACCTATCACCAGCCGGCGTTTCTGGCCCCCAGACACGCCCCGGACGACGGTGTTGCCGACGCGCTGAACCGGCGAGGCAAAACaacacgcagagacgcagtcCCCAGCCACAGGCGCGCGTCTCTACACCGTCTCAGCAACAGACCCAAGCACACACCCCACCCAAAGGCGGCCCTTggcgatatatatatatatatatatatattatatatacaatatatatatgtatgtagggggagaaggaagcagtgATGCAAATGCAGAAGACCGTCGGTAGATCTAccgccgaggagagaacatGAGACAAATGCACGCGTGAAAGCGAATATCTGCCAACAAATCCTAACAAAACAGATACGCACATGCACTTGCACAttatgtacatacacagatACATACGCGTATACACAAACAtatgtacacacatgcagaggTGTACAGCTACATGGGTGGCATGGTGCTCACTGGAGTACGAGATTCCTTTGTTTCCACGCttgttcgccttcttcggtcTCATTTTGTCTGCCCACGAGCTATTCGCGTCGGACACCCACCTGGCGCGCGACGCGCTCGAgaccgaggaaagagagagttgCATCAACCAGCTTCTTCTGGTCTTCCTTCGAACGCCCCGACTTTAAAGCCGCCGCGAATGCCAGCACTTCCCAGACCTCCTCGTTCCCATTAAAGATGTTATCCTACAAAAACGCAAGCCATATCTCCTCTTCAAACATACAAAAACTCATACGTActtgcacatatatatatatatatatatatatatgtttttaTATAGgtacatgtgtatacatTTACAGACGTGTAaaaatgtatatatctgtttaTCTTTGCGTTTGTGTGTTGACGGCCCTCGTCTCCACGACAGAAGGTAAAAGCATAGATACGGATGTAGAGGTGGAagcatatgcatgtgtatttctttttctgcctaCAGAGCGTCGATCGCCACCCTGCCTTCACCTTCGCCCCTGAACACCTGATGATGTGCGTAGACGCATGCCCACATGCACGGCAAGTGTATGACTTGCATCTGCGTGCAAATCGCGTTTTCTGTACCTGAGGAGCATAGATGGAGAGAGCCTTGAAGCTCTTGTcatcgcgtttctttccgtccaCAAATACTTCTCCAGTGTACGCCCTTGGTATCTTCTTGTTCGCCAACACGTCGAGAAGAGTCGTCTTGCCGCTCCCGGAGGGCCCCAGGATTCCGACGACGCTCCCGCGCGGAAAGTCGCCTGGAAAGAAAATCGCCGAAAACCCAAGAGACTTTTGACGAAACGCGGCAGACCTGACGAGGTCGAAaggcagcgaaaaaaaaacgcgacaagCACGTAGAGCCGCGAGCAACAACGCACGAAGCAAacaagacaaaaaacaaTGGCGGGAACGAAAGCAAGACCGACACGCCGAAccaaaggggagagacaagatAGAGAGGCCGAACAGAGatccgagagaaaagaaaagtgaacaaagggagaaaggcaaggaaagagagaaaggcgaggaaagagagaaaggcgaggaaagggagaaaggcgaggaaagggagaaaggcgaggaaagggagaaaagcgaggacagagagaaaggcgaggaaggggagaaaggcgaggacagggagaaaggcgaggaaagggagaaaggcgaggaaagggagaaaggcgaggaaagggagaaaggcgaggaaagggagaaaggcgaggaaagggagaaaagcgaggaaagagagaaaggcaaggaaggggagaaaagcgaggacagggagaaaggcgaggaaagggagaaaggcgaggacagggagaaaggcgaggaaagggagaaaggcgaggacagggagaaaggcgaggaaagggagaaaggcgaggaaagggagaaaggcgaggaaagggagaaaggcgaggaaagggagaaaggcgaggaaagggagaaaagcgaggaaagagagaaaggcaaggaaggggagaaaagcgaggacagggagaaaggcgaggaaagggagaaaggcgaggaaagggagaaaggcgagagggcaaacagaggccgaagagagggaaaggagacgagtggaatagagagaagaggatgGTAGTTGTCGTTTGTCGGGTGCTTCACTCACCTGAAATCGGCCAGAGaatcgtttttttctgcttctttccgtcCGGGCCAGCAAGACGAACGGAACACTGGATATCTcgaaacgagaaagcgacgcctCGACTTTCCTCCCCTCCCATATCGGCAGAGTTGTGCCGATCTCTCCAAAGAAACCCTCGGTTCGGGGATCTGGGACAGTCTTCCCGCTCCCTGGAGTCGTCACTGGCAGGTAAGAGCGGTCCCAGTTCTTTCATTTCGCTTGCTTTCCCTTGCTCCTctggcgccttctcgcccttccaGAGCCAGCaccgaaggcgagagaacgcccCCGCCCACCTGCGAGTCTCTGGGGCGTGGTCTTCTcccggaggaagagaacgggtTTCGCTCTTGGTCTCTACCGCGGGCCGAAGACGTGAAGGACTGCGCTTCTGACTTGTCTTCTCGTGCGCAGCTATCGACACAGCATCGCGTTCTGGAAGACGCGCGTCGTCGGCGGGAGGCTGTGAAGCGCCGGCACTCGCTTCCGGGTTCTCCATTCTCGATGGATCTCGTTTTCCGGAACCAACAAGGAAAAGAACTCAAAGATCGAAAGtaaagaaaaaacggaggcagCTGAACAGGACCGACccaggacgaagaggacgacgaagagcaagacgaagagcaagaagatgaagaagcatacgagagagatgaagaaggagacgagacagaaggggaaggagaggaagaaggagaaggagaggataTTTTTGATGTTGAGCGTACGAAGTCGTGTCGTCTGCGTCAAGggcaggagaagagagaaaggggaggtGACGTGGCTGTGGATGCCTCTGTGCAGTGTGCTATGAGGCTCAGTTCGGCTGGgtgcggtgtctgtacagcgctggtctttttctcggtctCCGCCTTTTAGATGAAAAACAGCGAAATGGAGTGGAGCTTCCACCGCTCGTTCATTCGTTCCTTTCCCCACACGATGCACCTCTTCATGCTCTCTGTTGCCGCTGAACACAAAAATAggggcgcgcgaggcgaaggctgACTGCGCTTT
This region of Neospora caninum Liverpool complete genome, chromosome VI genomic DNA includes:
- a CDS encoding putative ABC transporter, which encodes MENPEASAGASQPPADDARLPERDAVSIAAHEKTSQKRSPSRLRPAVETKSETRSLPPGEDHAPETRRWAGAFSRLRCWLWKGEKAPEEQGKASEMKELGPLLPASDDSREREDCPRSPNRGFLWRDRHNSADMGGEESRGVAFSFRDIQCSVRLAGPDGKKQKKTILWPISGDFPRGSVVGILGPSGSGKTTLLDVLANKKIPRAYTGEVFVDGKKRDDKSFKALSIYAPQDNIFNGNEEVWEVLAFAAALKSGRSKEDQKKLVDATLSFLGLERVARQRVGNTVVRGVSGGQKRRLVIGRALVTNASLAFCDEPTSGLSSTDAEALMLGIREVAKTCCVSFLVVIHQPRVEVFELFDEILLLAQGRCLYNGPRSQMEAYFSALGFPLPPYVNPAEFYMELTAENATVERLATAYAAQAERASRGETGVSSRPGAAVSGALLGGIPARESEESRHTGEEERQRKADRDEADAGQTAGERSFLVKEEERDDDATQDRRKSIAASLAGTQALVTALHEVPGTRRPLPGFYGQFLILTHRSLTLAWRDRNVVYMVACSALLAATLTAILFFNVYREKAIMYHLSALFLVSLSLASIPSVNMAMYLEKKVSYLYESSDGFYAAGPYLLSEMTTGFLMLLGATLLALVVVFPCCAFPFSKFGMIFLLFILFLLVVDAVMQFAAAVCPTFIMASTFAGGWLALTSVVNGYNANPKSIPGWLTWLVYLSPFYYLVDGVAVVLYWENHDVFGTPEKAAKFGYTSCEELLKAYGFAGMLGGSSLTPPQWLWCVDVLVLFLMTVGMKAIACFYQAYFVRLRR